A section of the Triticum dicoccoides isolate Atlit2015 ecotype Zavitan chromosome 7A, WEW_v2.0, whole genome shotgun sequence genome encodes:
- the LOC119328279 gene encoding DIMBOA UDP-glucosyltransferase BX8-like, with protein sequence MAPTSSTNRGRRRVVLLPLPYQGHINPMLRLAAALHSRGLAVTILHPETRAPDRRKLPADYRLVTIPDSIPPELAAFEDIASFVFALNKNCAAPFRDYLAGALREEEDGHVAFVVADVDWFAPLSVARELGVAALSLMTSSAARFLVYLAYPSLCHKGYLPVQESNFNTTVEELPPFLVRDLDRVMDMARHLAYADLLAHIVAGVRQSSGLIINTSEDMEGMEIERIRSEIARPVFAVGPLHMMTPSLSVHSSLLTEDRSCLDWLDKQRPNSVLYVSFGSLVGIDTDEFLEMAWGLADSQRPFVWVVRPGLVRGCELSALPEELQEKIGSRGRVVSWAPQQEVLKHPSVVAFLTHCGWNSATESISEGVPMICRPLSSDQMGTSRYVCDVWKVGVRVEVENQLKRGGVQAAITRLMEGKEGEEVRERMKDLRHAMSKCTDEGGTSDVALQRLVDFSV encoded by the exons ATGGCCCCAACCAGCAGCACCAACCGCGGCCGCCGCCGCGTGGTCCTCTTACCGCTGCCATACCAAGGCCACATCAACCCCATGCTGCGCCTCGCCGCCGCGCTGCACTCCCGCGGCCTCGCGGTCACTATCCTCCACCCGGAGACCCGCGCGCCGGACCGCCGGAAGCTCCCTGCGGACTACCGCCTGGTCACCATCCCGGACAGCAtaccgccggagctcgccgcgtTCGAGGACATCGCGTCGTTCGTCTTCGCGCTGAACAAGAACTGTGCGGCGCCGTTCCGGGACTACCTGGCCGGCGCCCTtagagaggaggaggacggccaCGTCGCCTTCGTGGTCGCCGACGTCGACTGGTTCGCGCCGCTCTCCGTGGCCAGGGAGCTGGGCGTGGCCGCTCTGTCCCTCATGACCAGCAGCGCCGCCAGGTTCCTGGTGTACTTGGCGTACCCAAGCCTGTGCCACAAGGGCTATTTGCCCGTCCAAG AGTCGAATTTCAACACTACAGTTGAGGAGCTTCCCCCCTTCCTTGTACGAGACTTGGATCGCGTGATGGACATGGCTCGACACCTCGCGTACGCCGATCTCCTCGCCCACATCGTCGCCGGCGTGAGGCAATCATCCGGCCTAATAATCAACACATCCGAAGACATGGAGGGCATGGAGATCGAGAGGATCCGCAGCGAGATCGCCCGCCCGGTGTTCGCCGTCGGCCCTCTGCACATGATGACGCCGTCTCTATCCGTCCATAGCAGCCTACTGACAGAAGATCGCAGCTGTTTGGACTGGTTGGACAAACAACGGCCAAACTCTGTGCTCTACGTGAGCTTTGGGAGCCTGGTGGGCATCGACACAGACGAGTTCTTGGAGATGGCCTGGGGCCTGGCCGACAGCCAGCGCCCGTTCGTGTGGGTGGTCCGGCCGGGGCTGGTGCGCGGCTGTGAGCTCAGCGCGCTCCCTGAAGAGCTGCAAGAGAAGATAGGTAGCAGAGGTAGAGTAGTCAGTTGGGCTCCGCAGCAGGAGGTGCTGAAGCATCCGTCTGTGGTCGCTTTTCTCACGCACTGCGGCTGGAACTCGGCGACGGAGAGCATATCCGAAGGCGTGCCGATGATATGCAGACCGTTGTCCAGCGATCAGATGGGCACTAGCAGGTATGTGTGTGATGTGTGGAAGGTGGGGGTTAGGGTGGAGGTGGAGAACCAGCTGAAGAGAGGGGGCGTCCAGGCGGCCATCACAAGACTGATGGAAGGAAAGGAAGGTGAAGAGGTCAGGGAAAGAATGAAAGATCTGAGGCATGCGATGAGCAAGTGTACTGATGAAGGTGGGACATCTGATGTTGCTTTGCAACGTTTAGTGGATTTCAGTGTTTAA